Proteins encoded together in one Impatiens glandulifera chromosome 1, dImpGla2.1, whole genome shotgun sequence window:
- the LOC124918996 gene encoding uncharacterized protein LOC124918996 isoform X4 produces the protein MEDAKKSIDWTTREELLLACAVERYGRRDWKTVAMEIQLEVKRLEEDENDISGDHDVKNLDLTETESPSPSQKVSVAAANNRHSNSSDFIDDSSATIGQYDGNKRRLNQEDEKRVNSAELSIQTTEFELRKTVTTTTTTTVSPATSDGKMEIRSQPLVELLDVIRSHKQIRMIERRQVSQDKVVRQHVDLESIRSRIDDGSYSTNVKKFYRDLLLFFTNAIVSFPKTSSESAASYILRDLVLKHLKDNNNPSVPKPPLPEAKKEPSVAPVVVVCRRRSSVLAKKENVEDKRKSTTPAPIITKEKNKQVNIISSVKSLKRGMNTQNDKPILEKKKRSGDVDNRNKKKGVVEFLKRIVSKSPPEKPKGRKKEVEEEKKKSGSKGGKKSPERIVSGKRKRGKEEAPLRIAKKLAKK, from the exons ATGGAGGATGCAAAGAAATCAATTGACTGGACGACGCGGGAGGAATTACTACTAGCATGTGCGGTAGAACGCTACGGAAGAAGAGATTGGAAAACCGTCGCCATGGAAATCCAG TTAGAGGTGAAGAGATTGGAAGAAGATGAGAACGATATAAGCGGAGATCACGACGTGAAGAATCTAGATCTGACTGAAACAGAATCGCCGTCGCCGTCGCAAAAGGTATCCGTCGCCGCCGCTAACAACCGCCATTCGAATTCGTCGGATTTTATCGATGATAGTTCGGCGACAATTGGACAATATGATGGAAATAAACGGAGATTGAATCAGGAAGATGAGAAGAGAGTTAACTCAGCTGAGTTATCGATTCAAACCACTGAGTTCGAGTTAAGAAAAACGgtgacgacgacgacgacgacgacagTATCTCCGGCGACCAGCGACGGGAAGATGGAGATTAGATCTCAGCCGTTGGTTGAGTTATTAGACGTTATCAGGTCGCATAAACAGATTCGTATGATAGAACGCCGGCAGGTGAGTCAG GACAAGGTGGTCCGGCAGCACGTGGATCTTGAGAGTATTAGATCAAGGATTGACGACGGTTCTTATTCAACAAACGTGAAGAAATTCTACCGCGACCTTCTTCTCTTTTTCACCAATGCAATCGTATCTTTTCCGAAAACCTCGTCGGAATCCGCCGCTTCTTACATACTTCGCGATCTAGTCTTAAAACATCTCAAGGATAACAACAACCCATCAGTACCTAAACCTCCCTTACCGGAAGCCAAGAAGGAACCTTCTGTTGCGCCGGTTGTGGTCGTTTGTCGAAGACGAAGTTCGGTTCTTGCCAAGAAAGAAAACGTGGAGGATAAAAGAAAATCTACAACTCCGGCTCCGATAATAACAAAAGAGAAGAACAAACAAGTTAATATCATTAGCAGTGTGAAGAGCTTGAAGAGAGGGATGAATACCCAAAATGATAAACCGATATTggaaaagaagaaaagatcCGGCGACGTCGATAATCGTAATAAGAAGAAAGGGGTTGTTGAGTTTCTGAAGAGGATAGTAAGCAAGAGTCCGCCGGAGAAACCAAAGGGCCGGAAGAaagaggtggaggaggagaagaagaaaagtgGGTCAAAGGGAGGAAAGAAGTCGCCGGAGAGAATTGTAAGTGGGAAAAGAAAGAGAGGTAAAGAAGAGGCGCCATTGAGAATAGCAAAGAAACTGGCCAAGAAATGA
- the LOC124918996 gene encoding uncharacterized protein LOC124918996 isoform X2 — translation MEDAKKSIDWTTREELLLACAVERYGRRDWKTVAMEIQVRSSLPINLLSSEACKSKFHDLNRRFMDDSNEEEEEDDVVVISWLEKLRKLRVLELKEQVHQSDLSIQRLQLEVKRLEEDENDISGDHDVKNLDLTETESPSPSQKVSVAAANNRHSNSSDFIDDSSATIGQYDGNKRRLNQEDEKRVNSAELSIQTTEFELRKTVTTTTTTTVSPATSDGKMEIRSQPLVELLDVIRSHKQIRMIERRQDKVVRQHVDLESIRSRIDDGSYSTNVKKFYRDLLLFFTNAIVSFPKTSSESAASYILRDLVLKHLKDNNNPSVPKPPLPEAKKEPSVAPVVVVCRRRSSVLAKKENVEDKRKSTTPAPIITKEKNKQVNIISSVKSLKRGMNTQNDKPILEKKKRSGDVDNRNKKKGVVEFLKRIVSKSPPEKPKGRKKEVEEEKKKSGSKGGKKSPERIVSGKRKRGKEEAPLRIAKKLAKK, via the exons ATGGAGGATGCAAAGAAATCAATTGACTGGACGACGCGGGAGGAATTACTACTAGCATGTGCGGTAGAACGCTACGGAAGAAGAGATTGGAAAACCGTCGCCATGGAAATCCAGGTTCGAAGTTCTCTTCCTATCAATCTACTATCATCTGAAGCCTGTAAGTCCAAATTCCATGACCTCAATCGACGGTTTATGGACGATTctaacgaagaagaagaagaagacgacgtTGTTGTCATTTCCTGGCTAGAGAAGCTTCGGAAACTGAGAGTTCTTGAGCTCAAGGAACAAGTTCATCAATCCGATCTTTCGATCCA GAGATTGCAGTTAGAGGTGAAGAGATTGGAAGAAGATGAGAACGATATAAGCGGAGATCACGACGTGAAGAATCTAGATCTGACTGAAACAGAATCGCCGTCGCCGTCGCAAAAGGTATCCGTCGCCGCCGCTAACAACCGCCATTCGAATTCGTCGGATTTTATCGATGATAGTTCGGCGACAATTGGACAATATGATGGAAATAAACGGAGATTGAATCAGGAAGATGAGAAGAGAGTTAACTCAGCTGAGTTATCGATTCAAACCACTGAGTTCGAGTTAAGAAAAACGgtgacgacgacgacgacgacgacagTATCTCCGGCGACCAGCGACGGGAAGATGGAGATTAGATCTCAGCCGTTGGTTGAGTTATTAGACGTTATCAGGTCGCATAAACAGATTCGTATGATAGAACGCCGGCAG GACAAGGTGGTCCGGCAGCACGTGGATCTTGAGAGTATTAGATCAAGGATTGACGACGGTTCTTATTCAACAAACGTGAAGAAATTCTACCGCGACCTTCTTCTCTTTTTCACCAATGCAATCGTATCTTTTCCGAAAACCTCGTCGGAATCCGCCGCTTCTTACATACTTCGCGATCTAGTCTTAAAACATCTCAAGGATAACAACAACCCATCAGTACCTAAACCTCCCTTACCGGAAGCCAAGAAGGAACCTTCTGTTGCGCCGGTTGTGGTCGTTTGTCGAAGACGAAGTTCGGTTCTTGCCAAGAAAGAAAACGTGGAGGATAAAAGAAAATCTACAACTCCGGCTCCGATAATAACAAAAGAGAAGAACAAACAAGTTAATATCATTAGCAGTGTGAAGAGCTTGAAGAGAGGGATGAATACCCAAAATGATAAACCGATATTggaaaagaagaaaagatcCGGCGACGTCGATAATCGTAATAAGAAGAAAGGGGTTGTTGAGTTTCTGAAGAGGATAGTAAGCAAGAGTCCGCCGGAGAAACCAAAGGGCCGGAAGAaagaggtggaggaggagaagaagaaaagtgGGTCAAAGGGAGGAAAGAAGTCGCCGGAGAGAATTGTAAGTGGGAAAAGAAAGAGAGGTAAAGAAGAGGCGCCATTGAGAATAGCAAAGAAACTGGCCAAGAAATGA
- the LOC124918996 gene encoding uncharacterized protein LOC124918996 isoform X1 produces the protein MEDAKKSIDWTTREELLLACAVERYGRRDWKTVAMEIQVRSSLPINLLSSEACKSKFHDLNRRFMDDSNEEEEEDDVVVISWLEKLRKLRVLELKEQVHQSDLSIQRLQLEVKRLEEDENDISGDHDVKNLDLTETESPSPSQKVSVAAANNRHSNSSDFIDDSSATIGQYDGNKRRLNQEDEKRVNSAELSIQTTEFELRKTVTTTTTTTVSPATSDGKMEIRSQPLVELLDVIRSHKQIRMIERRQVSQDKVVRQHVDLESIRSRIDDGSYSTNVKKFYRDLLLFFTNAIVSFPKTSSESAASYILRDLVLKHLKDNNNPSVPKPPLPEAKKEPSVAPVVVVCRRRSSVLAKKENVEDKRKSTTPAPIITKEKNKQVNIISSVKSLKRGMNTQNDKPILEKKKRSGDVDNRNKKKGVVEFLKRIVSKSPPEKPKGRKKEVEEEKKKSGSKGGKKSPERIVSGKRKRGKEEAPLRIAKKLAKK, from the exons ATGGAGGATGCAAAGAAATCAATTGACTGGACGACGCGGGAGGAATTACTACTAGCATGTGCGGTAGAACGCTACGGAAGAAGAGATTGGAAAACCGTCGCCATGGAAATCCAGGTTCGAAGTTCTCTTCCTATCAATCTACTATCATCTGAAGCCTGTAAGTCCAAATTCCATGACCTCAATCGACGGTTTATGGACGATTctaacgaagaagaagaagaagacgacgtTGTTGTCATTTCCTGGCTAGAGAAGCTTCGGAAACTGAGAGTTCTTGAGCTCAAGGAACAAGTTCATCAATCCGATCTTTCGATCCA GAGATTGCAGTTAGAGGTGAAGAGATTGGAAGAAGATGAGAACGATATAAGCGGAGATCACGACGTGAAGAATCTAGATCTGACTGAAACAGAATCGCCGTCGCCGTCGCAAAAGGTATCCGTCGCCGCCGCTAACAACCGCCATTCGAATTCGTCGGATTTTATCGATGATAGTTCGGCGACAATTGGACAATATGATGGAAATAAACGGAGATTGAATCAGGAAGATGAGAAGAGAGTTAACTCAGCTGAGTTATCGATTCAAACCACTGAGTTCGAGTTAAGAAAAACGgtgacgacgacgacgacgacgacagTATCTCCGGCGACCAGCGACGGGAAGATGGAGATTAGATCTCAGCCGTTGGTTGAGTTATTAGACGTTATCAGGTCGCATAAACAGATTCGTATGATAGAACGCCGGCAGGTGAGTCAG GACAAGGTGGTCCGGCAGCACGTGGATCTTGAGAGTATTAGATCAAGGATTGACGACGGTTCTTATTCAACAAACGTGAAGAAATTCTACCGCGACCTTCTTCTCTTTTTCACCAATGCAATCGTATCTTTTCCGAAAACCTCGTCGGAATCCGCCGCTTCTTACATACTTCGCGATCTAGTCTTAAAACATCTCAAGGATAACAACAACCCATCAGTACCTAAACCTCCCTTACCGGAAGCCAAGAAGGAACCTTCTGTTGCGCCGGTTGTGGTCGTTTGTCGAAGACGAAGTTCGGTTCTTGCCAAGAAAGAAAACGTGGAGGATAAAAGAAAATCTACAACTCCGGCTCCGATAATAACAAAAGAGAAGAACAAACAAGTTAATATCATTAGCAGTGTGAAGAGCTTGAAGAGAGGGATGAATACCCAAAATGATAAACCGATATTggaaaagaagaaaagatcCGGCGACGTCGATAATCGTAATAAGAAGAAAGGGGTTGTTGAGTTTCTGAAGAGGATAGTAAGCAAGAGTCCGCCGGAGAAACCAAAGGGCCGGAAGAaagaggtggaggaggagaagaagaaaagtgGGTCAAAGGGAGGAAAGAAGTCGCCGGAGAGAATTGTAAGTGGGAAAAGAAAGAGAGGTAAAGAAGAGGCGCCATTGAGAATAGCAAAGAAACTGGCCAAGAAATGA
- the LOC124918996 gene encoding uncharacterized protein LOC124918996 isoform X3: MEDAKKSIDWTTREELLLACAVERYGRRDWKTVAMEIQVRSSLPINLLSSEACKSKFHDLNRRFMDDSNEEEEEDDVVVISWLEKLRKLRVLELKEQVHQSDLSIQRLQLEVKRLEEDENDISGDHDVKNLDLTETESPSPSQKVSVAAANNRHSNSSDFIDDSSATIGQYDGNKRRLNQEDEKRVNSAELSIQTTEFELRKTVTTTTTTTVSPATSDGKMEIRSQPLVELLDVIRSHKQIRMIERRQVVRQHVDLESIRSRIDDGSYSTNVKKFYRDLLLFFTNAIVSFPKTSSESAASYILRDLVLKHLKDNNNPSVPKPPLPEAKKEPSVAPVVVVCRRRSSVLAKKENVEDKRKSTTPAPIITKEKNKQVNIISSVKSLKRGMNTQNDKPILEKKKRSGDVDNRNKKKGVVEFLKRIVSKSPPEKPKGRKKEVEEEKKKSGSKGGKKSPERIVSGKRKRGKEEAPLRIAKKLAKK; the protein is encoded by the exons ATGGAGGATGCAAAGAAATCAATTGACTGGACGACGCGGGAGGAATTACTACTAGCATGTGCGGTAGAACGCTACGGAAGAAGAGATTGGAAAACCGTCGCCATGGAAATCCAGGTTCGAAGTTCTCTTCCTATCAATCTACTATCATCTGAAGCCTGTAAGTCCAAATTCCATGACCTCAATCGACGGTTTATGGACGATTctaacgaagaagaagaagaagacgacgtTGTTGTCATTTCCTGGCTAGAGAAGCTTCGGAAACTGAGAGTTCTTGAGCTCAAGGAACAAGTTCATCAATCCGATCTTTCGATCCA GAGATTGCAGTTAGAGGTGAAGAGATTGGAAGAAGATGAGAACGATATAAGCGGAGATCACGACGTGAAGAATCTAGATCTGACTGAAACAGAATCGCCGTCGCCGTCGCAAAAGGTATCCGTCGCCGCCGCTAACAACCGCCATTCGAATTCGTCGGATTTTATCGATGATAGTTCGGCGACAATTGGACAATATGATGGAAATAAACGGAGATTGAATCAGGAAGATGAGAAGAGAGTTAACTCAGCTGAGTTATCGATTCAAACCACTGAGTTCGAGTTAAGAAAAACGgtgacgacgacgacgacgacgacagTATCTCCGGCGACCAGCGACGGGAAGATGGAGATTAGATCTCAGCCGTTGGTTGAGTTATTAGACGTTATCAGGTCGCATAAACAGATTCGTATGATAGAACGCCGGCAG GTGGTCCGGCAGCACGTGGATCTTGAGAGTATTAGATCAAGGATTGACGACGGTTCTTATTCAACAAACGTGAAGAAATTCTACCGCGACCTTCTTCTCTTTTTCACCAATGCAATCGTATCTTTTCCGAAAACCTCGTCGGAATCCGCCGCTTCTTACATACTTCGCGATCTAGTCTTAAAACATCTCAAGGATAACAACAACCCATCAGTACCTAAACCTCCCTTACCGGAAGCCAAGAAGGAACCTTCTGTTGCGCCGGTTGTGGTCGTTTGTCGAAGACGAAGTTCGGTTCTTGCCAAGAAAGAAAACGTGGAGGATAAAAGAAAATCTACAACTCCGGCTCCGATAATAACAAAAGAGAAGAACAAACAAGTTAATATCATTAGCAGTGTGAAGAGCTTGAAGAGAGGGATGAATACCCAAAATGATAAACCGATATTggaaaagaagaaaagatcCGGCGACGTCGATAATCGTAATAAGAAGAAAGGGGTTGTTGAGTTTCTGAAGAGGATAGTAAGCAAGAGTCCGCCGGAGAAACCAAAGGGCCGGAAGAaagaggtggaggaggagaagaagaaaagtgGGTCAAAGGGAGGAAAGAAGTCGCCGGAGAGAATTGTAAGTGGGAAAAGAAAGAGAGGTAAAGAAGAGGCGCCATTGAGAATAGCAAAGAAACTGGCCAAGAAATGA
- the LOC124921725 gene encoding putative 12-oxophytodienoate reductase 11: protein MAAEKASTGAGETIPLLTPYKMGKFHLSHRIVLAPMTRNRSYGYIPQPHAILYYTQRTTAGGLLITEATGVSDTAQGYPETPGIWTEEQVEAWKPIVKAVHDKGGIIFCQLWHVGRVSTYDFQPNGEAPISCTDKGITPGLDGVDWSPPRRLRTDEIPGIVNDFRISARNAIEAGFDGVEIHGANGYIIDQFIKDSVNDRTDEYGGSLENRCRFAIEVVEAVVNEIGADKVGLRLSPFADFMETPDSNPVALGVYIANAINKFNLIYFHVIEPRMVKIDGKYELPFGLHPIREVFKGTLIASSGYTRDTGNKVIADGYADLVAFGRWFLANPDLPKRFELDAPLTKYDRHTFYTQDPVIGYTDYSFLEESTST, encoded by the exons atGGCAGCAGAGAAAGCAAGCACCGGCGCCGGCGAGACAATCCCTCTTTTAACTCCTTACAAGATGGGTAAATTCCATCTCTCCCACCG AATTGTATTAGCTCCGATGACGAGAAACAGATCGTACGGCTATATCCCTCAGCCCCACGCCATACTTTATTATACCCAGAGAACCACCGCCGGCGGCCTTCTTATTACTGAAGCCACCGGCGTCTCCGATACTGCACAAGG ataCCCAGAAACACCTGGAATTTGGACTGAAGAACAAGTGGAAGCATGGAAGCCAATTGTGAAAGCTGTTCATGATAAAGGAGGCATCATTTTCTGCCAACTTTGGCACGTTGGTCGAGTTTCAACTTATg attttcaGCCCAATGGTGAAGCTCCTATATCTTGTACTGATAAGGGTATCACACCCGGTCTTGATGGTGTTGACTGGTCTCCCCCTCGCCGGCTTAGGACCGATGAGATTCCGGGCATTGTTAATGACTTTAGAATCTCTGCTCGTAATGCAATTGAAGCTG GTTTCGACGGAGTTGAGATTCACGGTGCCAATGGTTATATAATTGACCAATTCATAAAAGACAGTGTAAATGATCGAACAGACGAATATGGTGGAAGCCTAGAAAATCGTTGTCGATTCGCAATAGAAGTAGTGGAGGCCGTAGTAAACGAGATTGGTGCTGATAAAGTTGGTTTGCGTCTTTCCCCTTTTGCCGACTTTATGGAAACACCCGATTCGAATCCAGTTGCACTAGGAGTCTACATCGCGAACGCAATTAACAAATTCAACCTTATTTATTTCCATGTAATTGAGCCAAGGATGGTAAAAATAGATGGCAAGTATGAGCTTCCTTTTGGACTTCATCCCATAAGGGAAGTCTTTAAAGGAACCCTTATAGCTTCGAGTGGTTATACGAGGGATACTGGTAACAAAGTAATAGCGGATGGTTACGCAGATTTAGTTGCATTTGGACGTTGGTTTTTGGCTAATCCCGATTTACCGAAGAGGTTTGAGTTGGACGCACCGTTGACTAAATATGATAGGCATACGTTTTATACTCAAGATCCGGTTATTGGTTATACCGATTATTCGTTTCTCGAGGAGTCGACTTCAACCTAA